A region of Streptomyces sp. NBC_01788 DNA encodes the following proteins:
- a CDS encoding serine hydrolase domain-containing protein produces the protein MNSFAIRTRWTNLAVCGSLLMTLATGVAVPAAATLGPTPAAATAPLPGLDPVALKAAIGGLPNVDVTGALLRITGRTGHWSGTSGVGNLETGQGVPSNGHIRIGSISKVFTATIVLQLAAEHRIDLDEPVQRYLPGVLPADLPPVTIGQLLNHTSGLPGGAHNPEFGDGSPEWFAANRRKSFAPQQVIDLMAGQPMQFAPGTAQQYNGMNYYVAGLLVEKITGHTFADEVRSRITRPLALHDTYVPDADDPRLPSPHSDGYLTVKSSDGTTHPVDVTEQSPWPWAEGGMISTPADLDRFMTALFRGRFLPSAQQAELFTVPDLPSFHSSQCRTEADAGRACMTMGLMRVKASNGVVVWGKTGSRPGYTSGVFSTRDLSRTIVYSVNPTNLNGTEIRYIQQIAAASFGAVVPAES, from the coding sequence GTGAACAGCTTTGCTATTCGCACCCGTTGGACCAACCTGGCTGTCTGCGGCAGCCTGCTGATGACCCTGGCCACAGGGGTGGCTGTTCCCGCCGCCGCCACGTTAGGCCCAACACCCGCTGCCGCCACCGCGCCGCTGCCTGGGCTGGACCCGGTCGCGCTGAAGGCGGCCATCGGCGGCCTGCCGAATGTGGACGTCACCGGCGCGCTGCTACGGATCACTGGTAGGACGGGCCACTGGTCGGGCACATCGGGCGTGGGCAACCTGGAGACCGGTCAGGGCGTGCCGTCCAATGGACACATACGGATCGGCAGCATCTCCAAGGTCTTCACCGCCACGATCGTCCTCCAGCTCGCCGCCGAACACCGGATCGATCTGGACGAGCCCGTGCAGCGGTACTTGCCGGGCGTCCTGCCTGCCGACCTGCCGCCCGTCACGATCGGCCAGCTGCTCAACCACACCAGCGGCCTGCCGGGCGGCGCCCATAACCCGGAGTTCGGCGACGGCAGCCCCGAATGGTTCGCCGCCAACCGCCGGAAGAGCTTCGCCCCGCAGCAGGTGATCGACTTGATGGCGGGCCAGCCGATGCAGTTCGCGCCGGGCACCGCGCAGCAATACAACGGGATGAACTACTACGTCGCCGGCCTACTGGTCGAGAAGATCACCGGGCACACCTTCGCCGACGAGGTGCGGTCCCGGATTACCCGGCCTCTCGCCCTGCACGACACCTATGTCCCCGACGCCGACGACCCGCGGCTGCCGAGCCCGCACTCCGACGGCTACCTGACGGTCAAGTCCTCGGACGGCACCACGCATCCGGTGGACGTCACTGAGCAGAGTCCCTGGCCCTGGGCCGAGGGTGGCATGATCTCCACCCCCGCCGACCTCGACCGTTTCATGACCGCGCTCTTCCGTGGCCGCTTCCTTCCGTCGGCCCAGCAGGCCGAGCTCTTCACGGTTCCCGACCTCCCCAGTTTCCACAGCAGCCAGTGCCGTACCGAGGCCGACGCCGGCCGGGCCTGTATGACCATGGGGCTGATGCGAGTCAAGGCCTCCAACGGCGTCGTGGTCTGGGGCAAGACCGGCTCCCGCCCTGGCTACACCAGTGGTGTGTTCTCCACCCGCGACCTCTCCCGCACGATCGTCTATTCCGTCAACCCCACCAACCTCAACGGCACCGAGATCCGCTACATCCAGCAGATCGCCGCCGCCTCCTTCGGCGCCGTGGTCCCGGCCGAGAGCTGA
- a CDS encoding glutathione-independent formaldehyde dehydrogenase, whose product MKAVVYDGPRTVSVKDVPDARIERPTDVLVRITSTNICGSDLHMYEGRTDFEQGRIFGHENLGEVTEVGAGVDRVRVGDLVCLPFNISCGFCRNCEQGLTAFCLTTADNPRTAGAAYGFADMGPYSGGQAELLRVPYGDHNCLVLPEEARERQTDYVMLSDVFPTGWHCTELAKVRPGDTVVIYGAGPVGLMAALSANLKSASKVMVVDRHPDRLALAEQIGAIPIDDSKASPVDQVNEHTNGLGADRGCECVGYQAHDPQGHEHPNMTLNNLVESVKFTGTIGVVGIFVPQDPGSPDKLYQHGEFAFDYGLFWFKGQSVGNGQANIKAYNRQLCNLIQQGKATPSWIVSHELPLDRAAEAYQHFDARDNGWTKVVLHPDGGAR is encoded by the coding sequence ATGAAGGCTGTTGTCTATGACGGGCCGCGTACCGTCAGTGTGAAGGATGTCCCCGACGCACGCATCGAACGGCCCACCGATGTGCTGGTGAGGATCACCAGCACCAACATCTGCGGTTCGGACCTGCACATGTATGAGGGCCGCACCGACTTCGAGCAGGGACGGATCTTCGGCCACGAGAACCTGGGGGAGGTGACCGAGGTCGGCGCCGGGGTCGACCGGGTCAGGGTCGGGGACCTGGTCTGCCTGCCGTTCAACATCAGCTGCGGCTTCTGCCGGAACTGCGAGCAGGGGCTGACCGCGTTCTGCCTGACCACTGCCGACAACCCGAGGACGGCTGGTGCCGCCTACGGCTTCGCCGACATGGGCCCGTACAGTGGCGGGCAGGCTGAGCTGCTGCGCGTGCCCTACGGTGACCACAACTGTCTGGTCCTGCCGGAGGAGGCCCGGGAGCGGCAGACCGACTACGTGATGCTCTCCGACGTCTTCCCCACCGGTTGGCACTGCACGGAACTGGCCAAGGTACGGCCCGGCGACACCGTGGTGATCTACGGTGCCGGCCCGGTCGGCCTGATGGCCGCACTGTCGGCGAACCTCAAGAGCGCATCCAAGGTCATGGTCGTGGACCGCCATCCGGACCGCCTCGCGCTGGCCGAGCAGATCGGGGCAATTCCCATCGACGATTCCAAGGCCTCGCCCGTCGACCAGGTCAACGAGCACACAAACGGACTCGGGGCGGACCGGGGCTGTGAGTGCGTGGGCTACCAGGCCCACGACCCCCAGGGCCATGAGCACCCCAACATGACGCTGAACAACCTGGTGGAGTCGGTGAAGTTCACCGGCACCATCGGCGTGGTCGGCATCTTCGTCCCGCAAGACCCCGGCAGCCCCGACAAGCTGTACCAGCACGGTGAATTCGCCTTCGACTACGGTCTGTTCTGGTTCAAGGGCCAGTCGGTCGGCAACGGGCAGGCCAACATCAAGGCCTACAACCGCCAGCTGTGCAACCTGATCCAGCAGGGCAAGGCCACACCGTCCTGGATCGTCTCCCACGAGCTCCCGCTGGACCGGGCCGCCGAGGCCTACCAGCACTTCGACGCCCGTGACAACGGATGGACCAAGGTCGTCCTGCACCCCGACGGCGGCGCCCGTTGA
- a CDS encoding SDR family oxidoreductase, producing MCPASRVITSSASAAYSARNNAVVSTARTPEPCSNRSPYATTKRGLIGLTETLAVELGDVGVRVNAIAPGAVAGERIQRVLQGRADASGRSLPDVTADALSIQSFKRFTDPDDIAALALFLASDSAKSITGQTIPIDGGSQAAQ from the coding sequence GTGTGCCCGGCCAGCCGGGTCATCACGTCGTCGGCGTCGGCGGCGTACTCGGCCAGGAACAACGCGGTGGTGAGCACCGCGAGGACCCCGGAGCCGTGCAGCAACCGCAGCCCCTATGCGACCACCAAGCGAGGATTGATCGGCCTCACCGAGACCCTCGCCGTCGAACTCGGCGACGTCGGCGTCCGCGTCAACGCGATCGCCCCCGGCGCCGTCGCCGGCGAGCGCATCCAGCGGGTCCTGCAGGGTCGGGCCGATGCCAGTGGCCGCAGCCTGCCGGACGTCACCGCCGACGCCCTGAGCATCCAGTCCTTCAAACGCTTCACCGACCCCGACGACATCGCCGCACTGGCCCTCTTCCTCGCCTCAGACAGCGCCAAGTCCATCACTGGACAGACCATCCCCATCGACGGCGGCTCGCAGGCCGCGCAGTGA
- a CDS encoding threonine/serine exporter family protein, which produces MEQRSVAGLDDLTAFLARLTGLLLRSSGEGAHLIERAVVGSARAFGGVASLLLVPEAAALTVTAADGGTRTVIVHGFPEVFRLDQVAALKPFLAEVRAGRTGIAEADRGLMEIEAAPPPYPWWLKFLGIVLFALGFAPLMQPTWYEIATTTVLGALAAALAVTADRVPRLHRFLPLTVSTAVSVVTIELFAGNPAHGGPVLLMLPALFYFIPGDYLSAATAELAAGLITTGAIRLIYSVFLLVQLYVGVLLGVLFAGASPHALFDVAAHSDLPRWALFLAWIVFTAGTLLAFAIPLRFFWPLLLLVYVTVGVQSALTKLAGETGSTFVAAVVLAATATLIARGPRRPPRLILILPGFFTLTVGSLGMRGLTTLVGGYVEGFQDLLKLVTIVTALAIGLVVGEALTQGHSET; this is translated from the coding sequence GTGGAGCAGCGATCGGTAGCAGGTCTCGACGATCTCACGGCGTTCCTGGCCCGGCTCACCGGCCTGTTGCTGCGCTCGTCCGGCGAGGGCGCCCACCTCATCGAGCGAGCCGTGGTCGGCAGCGCCCGTGCCTTCGGCGGCGTCGCGTCCCTGCTGCTGGTGCCGGAGGCGGCGGCGCTCACGGTCACCGCCGCGGACGGCGGTACCCGCACCGTCATCGTGCACGGCTTCCCGGAGGTCTTTCGCCTCGACCAGGTCGCCGCGCTCAAGCCGTTCCTCGCCGAAGTGCGGGCAGGCCGGACCGGAATCGCGGAGGCCGATCGCGGGCTGATGGAGATCGAGGCGGCGCCGCCACCGTACCCGTGGTGGCTGAAGTTCCTCGGCATCGTGCTGTTCGCGCTGGGTTTCGCACCGTTGATGCAGCCCACCTGGTACGAGATCGCCACCACGACCGTGCTCGGTGCGCTCGCCGCGGCTCTCGCGGTCACCGCCGACCGTGTGCCCCGGCTGCACCGGTTCCTTCCGCTGACGGTGTCGACGGCGGTCTCCGTCGTCACGATCGAGCTGTTCGCCGGCAATCCTGCACACGGCGGTCCCGTCCTGCTGATGCTCCCGGCGCTGTTCTATTTCATTCCCGGCGACTATCTGAGCGCGGCGACCGCCGAGCTGGCCGCCGGCCTGATCACCACCGGTGCGATACGGCTCATCTACTCCGTCTTCCTGCTGGTCCAGCTGTACGTCGGCGTCCTGCTCGGCGTCCTTTTCGCCGGCGCCTCCCCCCACGCCCTCTTTGACGTCGCCGCCCACTCCGACCTGCCCCGGTGGGCGCTGTTTTTGGCCTGGATCGTCTTCACAGCGGGCACCCTGCTCGCCTTCGCGATCCCCTTACGCTTCTTCTGGCCGCTGCTCCTGCTCGTCTACGTCACCGTCGGCGTGCAGTCGGCACTCACAAAGCTCGCCGGGGAGACGGGCAGCACCTTCGTCGCCGCGGTCGTCCTTGCCGCCACGGCCACGCTGATCGCGCGCGGGCCGCGCCGCCCACCCCGGCTGATCCTGATCCTGCCCGGCTTCTTCACGCTCACCGTCGGCTCGCTCGGCATGCGCGGTCTGACCACTTTGGTCGGCGGCTACGTCGAGGGTTTCCAGGACCTGCTGAAGCTGGTCACGATCGTCACCGCCCTCGCCATCGGCCTCGTGGTCGGCGAAGCACTCACGCAGGGGCACAGCGAAACCTGA